The following nucleotide sequence is from Paeniglutamicibacter kerguelensis.
TCGCCAAGCGCATCAAGTCGGCGGTCACGGACGCGGACACCGTCATCGCGCACGACAGGGCCAACAAGCCCGGCGTCAGCAACCTGCTGGAAATCCTTTCCACCGTCACCGGGACCGCGATCCCGGCGCTGGTCAACGAGTTCGACGGCAAGATGTACGGCCACCTGAAGGTCGCGGTCGCCGATGCCGTGGTCGAGGCCCTGGCTCCGGTCCGGGCACGGACCCTCGAGCTGCTCGAGGACCCGGCGGAACTTGACGCGATCCTGGCCGCCGGCGCGCTCAAGGCGCGCGAGGTCGCCTCCAAGACACTGGCCGACGTGTACGACCGCGTTGGCTTCATGGCGCCCGTGGGCGGGATCTCCTAGCCATGGCCAGCGGAGCGGGGGAGGAGACGGGCACCGGCGGCGTGGAATCCACGGCGCTTGGTGTCGTGATCGAAGTTCCTTCCCCGCTTCGCGAATCCCTGCGTGCCTGGCGGTGCACCTACGGTGGCGAGGCCGCCGCCCGCGTTGAACCGCACATCACCCTGGTCTCGGGTTCCACGACGGACTGGGACGCCGCAGCCGCTCATGTGCGCGCCGTGGCCGCACTGGCCGGGCCATTCCGTGTTTGCCTGCAGGGCACCGGAACCTTCCGGCCCGTGGCCCCCGTCGTCTTCCTGAACGTGCGCGAGGGGACGGAAGCCTGCACCGCCCTGCACGATTCCCTGCTCAGGGGCCCTCTGGGACACGACCTTTCCCATGCCTACCACCCTCATTTGACGATCGCCCACGAGGTCGCCGACGCACTCATGGATTCGGCGCAGGAAGACCTGCGCGATGAGTCGATGGGATTCACCGTTTCCTCCATCGGCCTCTTCGGCATCGACGAAGCAGGGCAGTGGTCGTTGCGGGAGGAGCTGGAACTTGGCGGCGCGGAAAAATAGCAGGGACAAGCTACTGAAGCTGGTCACGGCGCCCGACGCCGATGATCCCCGCATGCAGGATTCCGTGCCCGATCCGCTGGAGGCCGACCCCGACATTCCCGAAAAGGGGACCAAGGCCCCCGGCATCGCGGCCCGGCCGTATGTCGGCGCACCGCCGGTTCCGCCCCCGAGTCCGCTGGACCCGCATGCGCTGGCGTCCTTTGTCCGGCTCAAGACCCAAGAGCTCTATGCTGCGCGTGCCGGCGGATCCTTGTTCCAGCGCATTGCGGCATACTTCAAGCTGGCCATGGCCTGGTTCAACTCGCTGTACCCCATGCGCGTCTGGAACCTGTATGCACGCCGCCGCGGCCCGTTGCTCGCTGCGGGCGGGGCCTACCTCATGTTCTTCTCGATCGCCGCAATGCTGGTTGCCGGATTCGCCGTGCTCGGCATGGTGGCAAGCGACAACCCGATCTTGCGCGACGGCATCATCGAAATGGTGGCGGCCAGCACGCCGGGCCTGATCGACACCGGCAACGGCGGGTTGGCCAAGCCGGAGGACCTTCTGGGGGTGGGCG
It contains:
- a CDS encoding 2'-5' RNA ligase family protein, yielding MASGAGEETGTGGVESTALGVVIEVPSPLRESLRAWRCTYGGEAAARVEPHITLVSGSTTDWDAAAAHVRAVAALAGPFRVCLQGTGTFRPVAPVVFLNVREGTEACTALHDSLLRGPLGHDLSHAYHPHLTIAHEVADALMDSAQEDLRDESMGFTVSSIGLFGIDEAGQWSLREELELGGAEK